A genomic window from Sulfurospirillum arsenophilum NBRC 109478 includes:
- the hisH gene encoding imidazole glycerol phosphate synthase subunit HisH: MSNIIGLINYGIAGNIHSIKKAIEKAGGIVKIVNTKEELDNVDKIVIPGVGSFKDAMNELQKDNLLEPLKEAMKAKITLGICLGMQILSKLGFEYGKTDGLCAIEAEVKPMLVDAKVPHMGFNSIDVVKSNKLLAGLEYEEFYFMHSFEVVNYTNIASLTNYAGHKFVSSINANNLYGVQFHPEKSREAGIRLFQNFIAL, encoded by the coding sequence ATGAGTAACATAATAGGTCTAATCAATTATGGAATTGCTGGGAATATTCACAGTATTAAGAAGGCGATTGAAAAAGCTGGAGGAATAGTGAAAATTGTCAATACAAAAGAAGAACTAGATAACGTAGATAAAATAGTCATCCCTGGAGTTGGAAGTTTTAAAGATGCAATGAATGAGTTGCAAAAAGACAATTTGCTTGAGCCCTTAAAAGAAGCTATGAAAGCAAAGATAACGTTAGGAATTTGTTTAGGAATGCAGATACTTTCAAAATTAGGTTTTGAGTATGGAAAAACTGATGGATTATGCGCTATTGAAGCGGAAGTAAAACCTATGCTTGTTGATGCCAAAGTACCTCACATGGGTTTTAATAGTATTGATGTTGTAAAATCAAATAAGCTTTTAGCTGGACTTGAGTATGAGGAGTTCTATTTTATGCACTCGTTCGAAGTTGTAAACTATACGAATATCGCATCTTTAACGAATTATGCGGGACATAAATTTGTCTCTTCAATCAATGCAAACAATCTTTATGGGGTACAGTTTCACCCTGAAAAAAGTC
- the hisF gene encoding imidazole glycerol phosphate synthase subunit HisF — protein sequence MRTRIIAKLDVKPPFVVKPVHFEGLRKMGTPLDLAKKYYEQGADEVMYIDIVASLYQREILFDEIEKAANELFIPFGVGGGVQSIEDFSKLFHVGADKVILNTYAVQQNPDIINRAAEIFGAQAVVVNIEAKKWDNWWECYTDCGRIQSGRNVLEWVKEVEQRGAGEIILQSVDFDGRQRGFDIELAQKVVQAVTIPVVVASGAGKLEDIKDLIEKARPSGVAIASLLHYDKYTIKDIKEYLISVGIEVSK from the coding sequence ATGCGAACAAGAATAATTGCAAAACTTGATGTTAAACCACCTTTTGTGGTAAAACCTGTTCACTTTGAGGGGTTGCGAAAAATGGGAACTCCTTTAGACCTTGCTAAAAAGTACTATGAACAAGGTGCTGATGAGGTTATGTATATAGATATTGTAGCATCACTTTATCAAAGAGAAATATTATTTGACGAAATAGAAAAAGCAGCTAATGAATTATTTATACCTTTTGGTGTTGGTGGTGGAGTTCAAAGCATTGAGGATTTTTCAAAACTCTTTCATGTTGGAGCAGATAAGGTAATTCTTAATACCTATGCGGTACAACAAAATCCAGATATTATCAATCGAGCAGCAGAAATATTTGGTGCTCAAGCAGTCGTCGTAAATATTGAGGCCAAAAAATGGGATAACTGGTGGGAATGTTATACGGATTGTGGCAGAATACAAAGTGGTAGAAATGTGCTTGAGTGGGTCAAAGAAGTTGAACAAAGAGGCGCAGGAGAAATTATCTTACAATCAGTTGATTTTGACGGAAGACAAAGAGGCTTTGATATAGAACTTGCCCAAAAAGTAGTCCAAGCGGTTACTATTCCTGTTGTTGTCGCAAGTGGGGCAGGTAAATTGGAAGATATTAAAGATTTAATAGAAAAAGCAAGACCTAGCGGAGTAGCTATAGCTAGTTTATTACATTATGATAAATATACTATTAAAGATATCAAAGAGTATTTAATAAGTGTTGGAATAGAGGTTTCAAAATGA
- the neuC gene encoding UDP-N-acetylglucosamine 2-epimerase, which produces MKQKICVVTGTRAEYGLLYWLMKEIKADKELQLLVIATGMHLSPEFGLTYKEIEKEFTIDKKIEMLLSSDSSVGISKSMGLAQISFAEAYEELKPDLLVVLGDRYEIFSAVSAAMIARIPIAHLHGGETTEGAFDEAIRHSITKMSHLHFVANEEYKKRVIQLGENPNKVFNVGGMGIENIKRFIFLSKEEFEKSIDFKLNKKNILVTFHPVTLESSTASQQFQELLNALDKLQDTNIIFTKANSDTDGRVINQMIDEYVAKNLDKSIGFISLGQLRYLSALQFMDAVVGNSSSGLAEAPSFKIGTINIGDRQKGRIKANSVIDCKPFEQDIVQAFEKLYSVGFQRSLQDIKNPYGDGMASKQIIEVIKNINLTNILKKSFYDLKMKDED; this is translated from the coding sequence ATGAAGCAAAAAATTTGTGTTGTAACGGGTACTAGGGCTGAATATGGTTTATTGTATTGGTTGATGAAAGAGATAAAAGCTGATAAAGAGTTACAGCTTCTAGTCATCGCTACAGGTATGCATCTTAGCCCAGAATTTGGTCTTACTTATAAAGAAATAGAAAAAGAATTTACGATAGATAAAAAGATAGAAATGTTGCTTTCTTCTGATTCTTCGGTAGGTATCTCTAAATCTATGGGACTTGCACAAATCTCTTTTGCAGAAGCATATGAAGAATTAAAGCCTGATTTGCTTGTTGTTTTGGGCGATAGATATGAAATATTTTCTGCGGTTAGTGCGGCTATGATAGCTCGTATCCCAATAGCACATCTTCATGGTGGGGAAACTACAGAAGGTGCTTTTGATGAGGCAATAAGGCATAGTATAACAAAAATGAGCCATCTTCATTTTGTCGCTAACGAGGAATATAAGAAAAGAGTGATTCAGCTTGGAGAAAATCCTAATAAAGTTTTTAATGTTGGTGGTATGGGGATAGAAAATATTAAACGATTCATCTTCCTCTCAAAAGAAGAGTTTGAAAAATCAATTGATTTTAAACTCAATAAAAAAAATATTTTAGTTACTTTTCATCCTGTGACATTGGAAAGTTCTACAGCATCTCAACAGTTTCAAGAACTATTAAATGCTCTTGATAAACTTCAAGATACGAATATAATTTTTACAAAAGCTAATAGCGACACAGATGGAAGAGTTATTAATCAAATGATAGATGAATATGTAGCTAAGAATTTAGACAAATCGATAGGCTTTATTTCATTGGGACAACTGAGATATCTTAGTGCTTTACAATTTATGGATGCGGTAGTGGGAAATAGCTCAAGCGGACTTGCTGAAGCGCCTAGTTTTAAAATAGGGACTATCAATATTGGAGATAGACAAAAAGGAAGAATTAAAGCAAATAGTGTGATAGATTGTAAGCCTTTTGAGCAAGATATAGTTCAAGCGTTTGAAAAACTTTATAGCGTAGGGTTTCAAAGAAGCTTACAGGATATTAAAAATCCTTATGGCGATGGAATGGCAAGTAAACAAATTATTGAAGTAATTAAAAATATAAATTTAACAAATATTTTGAAAAAATCATTTTATGATTTAAAAATGAAGGATGAAGATTAA